The nucleotide sequence TcgacttgatgattttttgaattggatttTCCCCAGTGCCGAAGAAACGACTAAATATAAATTGAATAGATTGGAGACGGTGAATTTGAATGAATTCGCAATGTTTTCACATCTTGTAGATTATGACGAATACGAGTATTTGCCAGAGTTATTAGGTTGGTTTCACAATGTGAACCCGGTCCCATCTGAGGTGATTGATGAATTCAAGGCGAGAGTCAAAGAAAGCTGCTGAGAGGAGCAgacattttttcttctaataTTTGTTTCGCGTACTTTTATCTCGATGACTTAAACATATCTATGTAAGTGTAACCTGTAAAactaagtattttttattacctattatgtttttttcatttatatgttttatattttatatcgTATAGATTAAAATGACTTACGAAGTgtcaattaagtaggtataccaaaTGTATCgtattcaattttgtatttttatatccgtaataaaattgtttcaattcgTTATTGAGTGTTAATTTGCAATAAATAGATTTGGTGAGAAGATAATAATTGAATGAGAAAACTAACTCTTTGATTCGCCtgctacaaaaaaatcatgcgtAGGACAGTCGGACACTTTGATGAACACACATCAAATAAGCTTAGTTTCCCCATTCTgtcggtttttatttttaaattcaccaaattcGAGAGTACTCGTGACAGTCGTGACTGCACAGCCCAGAGATGACAGAGATCAGAGATGGGgcgattaataaaaaaaatgaattactgCATTCAAATGGCGCGATtcgaccaaaaaataaataggtttAAAATTGAATCAGATTCATAATCAGcgattcagttttcaaaaaattgtgtgtgAAGtaaactgaaattcatttttctaccTAAAATGGAGACAgaagggtaatttttcaaattttcaaatcgatggCAATAAATATGTTTCAGACTGGAATAGATTATTATGGTTACCTCATCGACCACGATtgtccaaaaagtagctggaaccttcaaaacgacttgaaaccacctccaccTGGTCCTACAGTCGATTTCAAATCGTATTAAAATTGGTTTGCGGAGTGAATTCCGACTTTCCAGCTCCAGTTGttaaaatgtggaaatttcaagtttttaaaaaatctgctgaaagctctgggaattttcaaaaagtcactggagactccaaaatgactcgaatgtgtaattttttgccaaatcttAAATTCCCAAAATGTCCTGCCTTTGCTAtgattgtcaaagttttgctttttggcaaaaactgtaaaaaatcctcatttttttcacagattacaaaatcttctgatttttcagctttttagcaaaacagctaaaaattgttttttgtgttgaaaaaaaaaaataaaaaatttcattttcccaaaaattaatcaaaagtctcattttacaaaattgcgaaaaacgctaatctgtttctaaaattgtcaatgtaTCTCTTTTTGCCATTATAATTGTTTTGcaataaaccaaaaaattctTCCTTCGTTGccaaattcttaattttttaaaaattctcaaattttctaaatttcctaatttcttaaaaatttacgTATAAAGTTGTGCtatattttttatcagaatGGATAACAAATTGtcgttgttttgaaaaaaaaaaattcaaaaagtctcatttttttcagaaattgtgcAAAGTTTTTGCTGTTTTgacaaaaacgtaaaaaatctcactttttatGAATTATAACAACGAAGTCTCGTTTTTGTGCCAGAGGCCAGAGAGTAggaaattcttgcattttttttgacaaaaaaaacttgtttttttaccaaatgttCTAaattaaaagttggaaaaagtgGGCAATCTGCCGTCCGCGTAATAAAGCATCCTTAAGGTAGGCGTGCATACCTACTTCttagtttttattttacatactTTCTTCATCTTGGAACACTCCACAGAGTTTTGAGGAAATAGCCAAagtaaaataattgtaaaaaaaaaagtaaaacagattatttcaatgttttagtAGAACGCTGAGGTGctcactgaaaaattcaagcaattttaatccaaaattttattttttctcgttgCGACTGTTTAGTGCTTTTATTTTacgactttcaatttgaaagtttgaaccAGAACTGAATAACTTTCTAACAATCAAAGCTACAGttctcagtaaaaaaaaaaaattattgagaatgaaaatttctgattccGATCAGTTTGCTTTGCTAAGATTTCTGCAATAAAATGTTGTCATTTGTGGAGTTAATGAATTCAAGAATTCAAAGAATACTTCACATACCTATGTAGAAGAAAAACAGGAAAAACTGCACCAGAAAAATTCTAATACCtataatatgatgaaaaaaaaatgcagggatGCGAATTAACCGGAATTTTTTACTGTAAAATGGAATCAACCAGAAAATTTTCggggaaataaaaaataattttcaattttatttaattttaattttttatccaataGCCTTTCGCCtttactaaaataaaaaaaaaataaataaaaattgaaactgggatccaaatttgaaatttttatttctctaACCATTAACCTATACCTATaacctttgaataaatttgtttaTAATTATGGATTTAAATCCATAAAATTTATGGTCcatgaaatttaatatttaagACAATTGAGATGTCATTTTCTCtcattgatttattttttatatttaaaaaaattgattcttgaaTCATTTAGAATGTATTAATGCATATATTgcataaataaatacctataggCATGTATCCGGATAAAAGTAATGAACATtctatttttcacattctgtATTCTGAACTCTGTCTGGATTTGAAGAGTCCTTGACCTTGAAGGAGACATAGACATAGGTAACTGATTatatacctattcattttttttaatgggcaGTGGCagtattgtttgaaattttaagaaatggtCTCAAAATGGAAtactcatattttgaaaattttgttcaaaaaaattttttttaaaccaagaaattaagaaaaacaTATCATTTTAAATTCCATAATCTAGGTGTTTGTTTACTGTTTACACGCATTTCCTTATTACGAGTGCAAATGCTGGACTCTGGTGAATGTATTGGCAAGAATTTGAAAGTttcgggaaaaatttcaagaaagtttctattaaaaatttcctatcatctttaaaattaagtgattttctgaaaatttagtgATTTATCACTAAAACACctgcttgaaaaatgaaaaaagttgaaaaaacgttataaaatgagtaattttgttttattaagtactttcaaaagctttcgccctcacttcaCAGTTCACTCGGGcatattcttttcttttctttgaccGCAGTGTGAGTCTTGAACTCTTGAACAAGAAAAACTTGACTTCTtacatcaaaaattatgttttttgacTTCTGAGTacctaaatgtgaattttcgaaaacttttgcccttgctttgtTCGAGCCATTTATGTGTATTTTCACTTTCAGAAATACGTattgtaattttctggaaattattgTAAGATTCCTGGAGGAAGGGGGCCATGGAGGGCAAGGATGCTAaccttgatgaaaaaaattttggttttggttaaGGTTGAAGCCTGaaggttacatttttttccatgttgattattattttggttacagttttggtaaaaattgatattgataGATGAATAAAGGTTACAGTTATGGTTACagatttttgatggaatttttttggtcaatttgggttatggttatgtttttttttatggagtcaaattcaaatttttaaaacttggaattttcaaggctaagtaatacatatttgaaaaatcaccaagaaGTCTCACCAACATTTCTAataagtttcacttttttgctaaaaattaagtCAAAAATGTTGCTCTTCTAGTACACGAGGTTtcaattttcccccaaaaaattgcaaaaaaacgtaaaaaaatttcaaattagttCTGTGTTATGCTTAAGTtcataaattgttgaaatctAGCTTTTCTGCCAGTAATCACTAAACATTCTCACTCTATGACTCtccaaaaaagtcttgatttattGCCATAAGAAAGCTGCAAAATCATCTcactttttggataaaaatgtgaaaaaatattttttcttgccagtaattgacaaaattgagaaaaactttgaaaaattgcacaaaatatcgttgaaatgaaattgaatttgaaacaaccaaaatctgatgaaatatctcgaaatattttttaaaaaaacagatcATTGATAATCGTTgcaaattaatctaaaaattttgtaaaactgcacaaaatgtacaaaaaaacatcaaaattagtgtgaaaaataaaatcgccaatgattacttaaaaattacaaaattcaagtaaaattgatcaaatttttgctcaaaagtcAGAACtgttaaaatttgtgaaaatgaatcaaattttaaacaaaaactaAACACAACTAACTGCTTTACAAAAACCagaaggtgaaaaaataaaggaaaaaatttgtaatcataACTGGTTTTTAACCGCAATTTTTgaggttaaggttatggttaaggtaagcaaattttggaatagATTTAAAtatatgggaatttttttcagttaaggCCTAAGGGGTTAAGTTAACCATAGATATGAACCCTAAACTGGATCGGCTGCTTACAtttaaaatgtacaggaaaaagtgaagcaaaaaaatcagccaatcgCAAATCGTGTATTTCTCCGGAGGTGAATGCAAATATATCTACGGAGGGCGTGGCTTATCTCCGGAGGTGAATAGAATTTTTGCTTCACGAGCTTCCGATCCAGTTTAGGGTTCATATCTATGAAGTTAACGTTACTTACatgattttttaccattttttccagTTACTTCCCCAATTAAGGTTAAGGTTAAAAAACCGGTCAACATCCCTGCTAACCAGTAAAGTAATcattttttaacagaaaaaaaattagttattttttatttttagtgattAGTATCCTCAATCCTGTTTTAGATTTGGAGCAATTTAGTGATTTTTCGCGATTTCCATTTGGCAGCCCTGATTCCATCGCGTGATGATTTTTATCAGTAAACACTGTAAACAGGCCGCCGCCAAAACtgcgtaatttttgtttcaattacAATGTTGACTAATGACTTAATGAGTAAAGAAATACTATTTCAGTAATTATTTTCGGTGAAATTGTGTGACAGGTCCTGCTTTCATGTCAAAATCGTCCAAAAGTACGAATTCTTTCTAAAGGTAACATATAAAGAACTATTTCTTTTTGCTAAATAGTTTTAAAGAtgctgtttttttgtcaaaacatgACGACAAGATTAACTTTTGCCTTTAGCTGTCTGAGGAATCATTATGTCAAGATTGCGAAGTACTGCGGTTGTTTTTACTTATTGCTTGAAAGGTTCGATTTGTATGCCAAAACTGCCTAATATAATTCCACTACGATGTATCCaatccaaaattgtgaaaaagccACGTTTTCTGCCTACAgggtgctcaaaaaaaaattatcgaataccTACCTCGAGAaggttttttattgaaaatatagattggcaacatgaaatagatgcatatgattggtgaaataaTGTAACcgcagtccaacaaccaatcacgTGCTATCGTTATCATCACTATGACCACCCGAAACGTtcagcaaaaaacttttttggggatACTCGATGAGATTTTCTGCGCACCCGGTATACGGTcctttgcaaatttttcaaaactgataattattttatttttcaatttttagacatCGAAATTGACCACTTTTTGTGTTCctaaaattggcaattttattaaatttttggaaagtttacaGTTTTgctattttgtttgaaaatttaacaatttcgACGCCGCTTGAATAATTTCTAGCAGAGGCAATCTCAATTCCCAAACCATTCTTTTGgaagttgaatgaaaaagttAACCTTGTCATCGATTACATTATTATAGATCCATTTTCGATGCCTGTACTATAAATATCTCGCATATTTTTTACTTGTTATCACCTACAACgtaattttcactttcaggTTATTccagaataattcaaaatgagtACAAGCAACTCATCCGAACCGATGCAGGAAGATTTACTTCAGGAAGACAGTTTCTTCTCTCACATTCCGCTACCAAGCTTACAGCAGTTGGCATCCGTTCAAGTAGTTCTGCCAATGCTGTGTGAGCACTTTTCACGAAAGAAGTACATTTTCTCTCCTGATTATAGtactttgaagtttgatttgTGTAGAGTGGTGGAATCTTTGAAAACATCtcaaactattgaaaaaatacttacgaaAGCGGCGGATAAGATTGCTAAAGCATTGGATATATGGATGAAACATTTTGAATCTCGTGACTTTACATCTGCCACTTTGGAATATTGCGATATCTCTATTAACCCGAACTGGTGCGTTTGGCTTCCCAGCGGCGAGATCGATTATAAACAGACTGCTGACGAGATGTTATCTTCTTGCGAACTGGATGAAACGCAAAAATTCGCTATCATGTGTGCATATTGCTTAGAAGACAAAATCAAAGCGTTCGATTTAAGTTCGCTTCCTGAGtattctatcaaaaaaatgaacctgaAACGTGACTTTTTAATCGCTTATTGGatcttttcgttgaaaaataaattgcacGACCTCTTCGCTGGCATTTCCGGTTCCTTTGATGCAGCGATGGCCAATCAGTGCGATGGTGAGCACGcgttcaagtatttttggaatcgtttgGGTAATGCAGATCGAATTTCAGTTGCTAAACACCAAATCAGTCGTTTCGGTACTCCTGATGGTCACACATATTTTTGCCAAGATCAATTATTTTCCATGATGACGTCCGCTGAGCAACTTCATCTGTTGTGGATGGTACCCGATGagattataataaatttttggctCTTGGTGAAATCACCTTCGCTTGTACGTTGGGCGtggaaatattcgaaaaatgcGATGACTGCTAAACGATTTGCCAGAGTagtgcaaaaaatattcaaagctAGAATCGGGTTCGATAAAGATATGCAGTTGCTCATAGACGTATGGGATACAGCTCCCATCCAGTTCAAGACGTATGCAGCTAAGCTCCTagtaaatgagattttttcaccatctcaGTTTGGCAGTTGCATGTCAATACCTGAGTATTCGGATTTCGAGGAAGATGGTCTTACTTTTAACGAAGCAGCGTCAAAGTATGCGAAGAAAGAATACGCTCTGaagtttttgcaaaagtttTTATCGCTAGTAAACGCGGATACTCGAAGACAGTTGATGCTGAAGAATGCGATCGCATTCGGCATGAAAATTCACGATCCTCGTTTGATGACTGATGTAATCTGCTTATGTTTGCCAAGCTCGGAAGATCAATtgctgtataaaaaaaaaattatggattcGCCCACAATGAGCGAACATTGGGCAAAAGACCTTCATCGCAGAAATGGTATAGAAGATTTCAAGTCCCAATTGGAAGTTTATTCAACCGACGTAAAAGCTGCTCAAGAAGTCACGAAGCGAGTACTGCAGTCGAAATCTCTAAATAGAAGTTATTTGTTTTCCAATGCCGATGATTGTagtaaaatgagtaaatttatcGATGAGACTTTCCACGACGATCCGAAGTCGGCTTCGAATTTGAAGAAACAACTGATTTCCTCCCCTTTCACTAGTTGCAAGGATTATTTTGATTGGAACCAAAAGGACGAGAAGATCGATGCGATGATGAAAATTGCCGAACAGGTTTTTACTCCTAAAGAGCTTGCAGTGGAAAAGCGACGTATTGCTCAAGCTCGCAAAACGAAATTACAAAAACGCGAATTTTGTTGGGAATGGTTCGAGATAAATTATTTCAGTAAATTGATGACGTGGTGTTTCGGTGACGGAGAAGCCTTACTGAAATTTAAGAAAAGTTTTTCTATCGATAAAATCTTCCATCATGTAATTGACGAAGTGAACCTGTTCTATTGCGAAGAATCCGAGTTTGAAGACCATTTGTTGCATcgacttgatgatttttttaattggatTTTCCCCAGTGCCGAAGAAAAGACTAAATATAAATTGAATAGATTGGAGACGGTGGATTTGAATGAATTCGCTATGTTTTCAAGTCTTGTAGATGATGACGAATTCGAGTATTTGCCAGAGTTGGTAGGTTGGTTTTACGATGTGAAACCAGTCCCATCTGAGGTGATTGATGAATTCAAGGCGAAAATCAAAGAAAGATGTTAAGAGgagcagaaatttttcatctagtACTTGCTTCGCGTACTTATTATCTCGATGACTTAAACATATCTATGTAAGTGTAACCTGTGAAACGAAGTacttttttattacctatatgtttttttcatttatctgtTTTATGTTTTTATATCGTATAGATTAAGATGACTTAACGAAGTGTcaattaagtacctaggtataccaAATGTATCgtattcaattttgtatttttatattcgTAATAAAAGTTTCAATTCATTATAGCTGAGTGTTAATTTGCAATAAATAGATTTGCTGAGAAGACAATAATTGAATGAGAAAACTAACTCTTTGATTCGTCTGCTACAAAGAAATCAAGCGTAGGACAGTCGGACACTTGAAACTGATGAACACCAATCAAAGCTGATCTAGTTTTCCCATTCTGTCAGTTTTTATTCTTAAATTTACCAAATTCGAGTTCGAATCCGTCGTCAAGAGCGAAAAGAATCACGTTTGACAAACATTCATTATCACTAGCAATAGGTAATttgttaatttaaatttaaattttaaaattttgaattatttaaattcaaatttcaaaatcaataatcacGATATCAAAGAGAGTGGATTTTtgacttttctaaaattttataaggaataaaattgaaggtgataaaatttcctatcgaagTACTTACAAGTAttcactacctacctatttagctTTTCGAATTTCGAACTTAGGAACTTTTCGAAGCACCATTatgaaatttgtatttgtatgtgtcaaattcaaatatcaatttatgaaagaaagttttcaattttcaacgtgtCTTACGTAGATCGCGTAGACAtcgttcaaaacttcaaaatcaaaagttattctagttcaaacttcaaagttgttAAATTAATTAGTATTTAGTGTTAGTACTCGTGATAGTCGTGACTGCACAGAGATGACAGAGATCAGAGATGggcgattcacaaaaaaaaattatgtatattGGATTCAAATGGCGCGattcgaccaaaaaatgaataaaaataaaaataaaaattgaatccgattcaaaatcagcgattcagttttcataaaaagtgtGTGTAaagtaaactgaatttcatctttctacctAAAATGGAGGCAGAAgggtaattttccaaattttcaaatcgatggCAATAAATATGTTTCAGACATGGATTAGGTAGccggtaggtagttaggtactaggtacatgcatctattttgaaaaaaaattatggttagGTACCTCAGCGACCACGATtgtccaaaaagtagctggaaccttcaaaacgacttgaaaccacctccaccTGGACCTGCAGTTGATTtcaaagcgtattgaaattggtttgcggagtgaattttgactttccaactccaGTTGTTGtaatgtggaaatttcaagtctctaaaaaatctgctggaagctggAAACtcgaatgtgtaattttttgccaaatctgGAAACTTGGAAAGTggaattcccaaaaagtcctgcctttgcaattgtcaaagttttgaattttggcaaaaactgtaaaaaaatcctcattttttcaCAGATTACAAAATCTTCTACTTTTTAGTAACAcatctaaaaattattgtttttggtgttggaaaaaaaatccaaaaaatcttattttctcccaaaaatcaattgttgtttgttttttgttgcaagaaatcgaaaaattcttcctttgttgccaaaaattgcaacaaagtctcaccttttttttttactaagatTGCCGAAAAGCCTctaggtaaaatttttaaaggacTAGCGCGTtcagctaaaaattgatttttttttggcagaaataatGAAGACTTCTCGCTGTTTTGAAATGGCTACAAAGTacaaattgtagttttttttaaaacagaaaatttcaaagtcttgctttatccgaaaaattgactaaaaatcacGCTCTTTCAGCAAACTgcaaaaaatacctcaaaaagGTATCTTGTTTtgtaaattgctaaaaaaatcagtgctttttgcaaaaaaatttcaaaacttctcaattttttaaaagttttctcgatttctcaaaaattcaattttttaaaaatttcttaattttttaaaaaggaggagttgcgataaggccattttttgacaccagctagttatcgactcaaccacatttaaaatgttgaaatgaatgtcccaaatacgaatccgtggttggttaaccaaaaaataaccatttttagattccaggggttcccaaaatatcgaaattacgaaaactcggaaaatttgatttttgagtacccagcgaaaatttttattgagctcaaaatttggtaggatggaggtctttcagatactaataaactgtaaacagctttttagcggggttcaaaggggtaggtccaaaatggtggttcaaaaattttcaaaaaattgacccccccccatttctgctccgaagggtcgaaaatagaaaaatctcctcgcataacgtttatcggattcaaacagatattttaagctaaaaaaatttttgaaaataatactcagtggttcctaaaattatttttttattcgctactttgggaacccctcCTGGAGCCCAAataatggtcattttgggttaactaaccacggattcgtatttgggacatttattacaacatctTAAGAGTGGTTGactggttgagtcgataactagctggtgccGAAAAGTGGCCTTATCGTGACTcctcctttttaattttttgaaaacttacatATAAAGTGTGctatattttttattagaatGCATAACAAATTGtccttgttttttaaaaaaaaaatcaaaaagtaaagactcattttttccagaaattgt is from Planococcus citri chromosome 1, ihPlaCitr1.1, whole genome shotgun sequence and encodes:
- the LOC135849634 gene encoding uncharacterized protein LOC135849634 — protein: MSTSNSSEPMQEDLLQEDSFFSHIPLPSLQQLASVQVVLPMLCEHFSRKKYIFSPDYSTLKFDLCRVVESLKTSQTIEKILTKAADKIAKALDIWMKHFESRDFTSATLEYCDISINPNWCVWLPSGEIDYKQTADEMLSSCELDETQKFAIMCAYCLEDKIKAFDLSSLPEYSIKKMNLKRDFLIAYWIFSLKNKLHDLFAGISGSFDAAMANQCDGEHAFKYFWNRLGNADRISVAKHQISRFGTPDGHTYFCQDQLFSMMTSAEQLHLLWMVPDEIIINFWLLVKSPSLVRWAWKYSKNAMTAKRFARVVQKIFKARIGFDKDMQLLIDVWDTAPIQFKTYAAKLLVNEIFSPSQFGSCMSIPEYSDFEEDGLTFNEAASKYAKKEYALKFLQKFLSLVNADTRRQLMLKNAIAFGMKIHDPRLMTDVICLCLPSSEDQLLYKKKIMDSPTMSEHWAKDLHRRNGIEDFKSQLEVYSTDVKAAQEVTKRVLQSKSLNRSYLFSNADDCSKMSKFIDETFHDDPKSASNLKKQLISSPFTSCKDYFDWNQKDEKIDAMMKIAEQVFTPKELAVEKRRIAQARKTKLQKREFCWEWFEINYFSKLMTWCFGDGEALLKFKKSFSIDKIFHHVIDEVNLFYCEESEFEDHLLHRLDDFFNWIFPSAEEKTKYKLNRLETVDLNEFAMFSSLVDDDEFEYLPELVGWFYDVKPVPSEVIDEFKAKIKERC